A genomic segment from Dietzia psychralcaliphila encodes:
- a CDS encoding YaaA family protein, with protein sequence MRILLSPSETKSVGGSGDPLDLAALSLPALTDTRRSVADSLVAMCGDDPAGARSVLGLSDTLAEEVTLDARLWSSPTAPALSRYTGVLYDALDQASFTRATRSRAESRLWIGSALFGLLAAADPIPHYRLSAGTRLPGLGTLRSVWKPSLTAATADWADELVVDLRSGGYHQLGPVPGAVTVDVVTQYPDGTRKVVSHFSKHHKGLLARSLAISRAEMADVQSLLRVARRAGHTLEYTSATSLTMVTEP encoded by the coding sequence GTGCGCATCCTCCTCTCGCCCTCCGAGACCAAGTCCGTCGGCGGTTCGGGCGACCCGCTCGATCTGGCCGCGCTCTCGCTCCCCGCGCTCACCGACACCCGGAGATCGGTGGCCGACTCCCTGGTCGCGATGTGTGGCGACGACCCGGCGGGCGCGCGATCCGTGCTCGGCCTGAGTGACACGCTCGCCGAGGAGGTGACCCTCGACGCACGACTGTGGTCCTCCCCCACCGCGCCCGCCCTCAGTCGGTACACCGGGGTCCTCTACGACGCGTTGGACCAAGCCTCCTTCACCCGGGCCACCAGGTCGCGCGCGGAATCGCGGTTGTGGATCGGGTCGGCACTGTTCGGACTACTGGCGGCCGCCGACCCCATCCCGCACTACCGTCTCTCCGCGGGGACGCGCCTTCCCGGACTGGGAACGCTCCGCTCGGTGTGGAAACCGTCGCTCACCGCCGCGACCGCGGACTGGGCCGACGAACTGGTGGTGGACCTCCGCTCGGGTGGCTATCACCAGCTGGGACCGGTTCCGGGGGCGGTCACCGTCGACGTGGTCACACAGTATCCGGACGGCACCCGCAAGGTGGTCTCCCACTTCTCCAAGCACCACAAGGGTCTGCTCGCCCGGTCGCTGGCGATCTCACGCGCGGAGATGGCCGACGTGCAGTCCCTCCTGCGGGTGGCCCGCAGGGCCGGCCACACCCTCGAGTACACCTCCGCAACCTCACTGACGATGGTCACGGAACCCTGA